The Ochrobactrum sp. BTU1 region TATTCATTATATCATTTTTCGTTATGCAGGCAGATCGTTCAAGATCACTAAAACGAAAATCGATAAAAAGCTAGATAGTCATGCGCCGATTGCGATAGAGCGGCTCTTGCTTCAAGGTGCCTTTGATAGCCGCCCTATCCAAAAGTTTTTCACGCATCGTTCCGCCGGAAAGCGCCTCCCACTTTCCTCGGGACCAACCACAAGAGGGCAGCAAAATGGACGATAAAAGCCAATCTTCAACGCAAGCCGGGCAAGCCAACGCTGGTATCGGCAAAGGGGCTCTGTTCGCAATGGCCGTAGCCAGCGGCGTGGCAGTTGCAAATATCTATTACAATCAGCCAATGCTTGGAATCATGGAAGCCGATTTTCCAAACGATCCGGTGACGGGCCTAATCCCGACCGCCACGCAGCTTGGCTATGCCGCTGGTTTGTTCTTCCTGCTTCCGTTGGGGGATATCGTTCACCGGCGCAAGCTGATTATCGGCCAGTTCATCATTCTGGCAGTAGCACTTGCCATTGCGGCTGTAGCACCCTCGGCGCTTGCTCTCGTGATTGCATCGCTTATCGTGGGTGCAAGCTCGACCGTCGCACAGCAGATCGTACCTTTTGCGGCTTCGCTTGCTGTGCCTGAAAAGCGCGGCGCGACCATCGGCACGGTGATGGCGGGCGTCCTTTCGGGCATTCTGTTCAGCCGTACGCTTTCCGGCTTTGTCGGTGAACATGCTGGCTGGCGCGAAATGTTCTGGATCGGTGTGCCGCTGGCGCTCTTTGCGGGTTTGTTGATGTTTTTCGCGCTGCCTAACCATCGTTCAACATCGCATATGCGCTATCACACAGCGATCCGTTCGCTGGCTAGAATCTGGAAAACGCACAGCGCCCTTCGCATTGCAGCACTGACGCAGGCAGCACTTTTTGCAGCCTTCACGGCTTTCTGGACCATTCTCGCGCTTTACCTGCAAACACCTGAATTTGGCTTGGGCGCAGATGTTGCCGGTCTCTTCGGTATTGTGGGCGCAGTTGGTGTTTTTGCAGCGCCATTTGCAGGCCGGATTGCCGACCGCAAAGGTCCGCACTTTGTCGTGCTTATGGGGGCCATCCTCACGCTGATTTCATGGATGATCTTCGGCCTCTGGTCTTCGCTTATCGCGTTGGTCGTTGGCGTGATCGTGCTTGATTTCGGCATCCAAGGCGCTCTCGTTTCCAATCAGCACATTATCTATGCACTTGACCCTGAAGCTCGGAGCCGCCTTAATACCATCTTCATGACAGCTATGTTCCTCGGTGGTGCGGCAGGTGCTGCACTCTCAACACTTGCGTGGAAGCATGGCGGTTGGCTTGATGTAAGCCTGCTCGGCGGTTCGCTCGCCATCATAGCGCTGGTCATCCAATTCGTGGCTTTTCGTGTTCGCAGCTCTATCGCTGCCCTACATTAAAGAGAATCGAAAGCTTTGCTTTCGATTACAAAAAAGGCGGCCCACTGGCCGCCTTTTTTGCTGGTTGGTTTCATCAACGAGGCACCATGCCCGGCTGGTCGGAAGGCAACTTCCGCAAATCGACAACATCAATATTGAGGTGCTGTGCAACAAGATCCGCTGGCGTATGCGTCAGCCATGAAGAAAGCGACACTTCCTGATATTCCGCCGTCCTGAACACGGCGACGAATTGAAGATCGGTGGTGCCGGTGTTTTCGATAACGTGGCCCTGACTGCGCTTCACATAGCCGACATCACCAGCCCTGAAATCAGCAGTCTGGGCGCGTGGGCCTGCATCGAAAACGGTCATGCGGCCTTCGCCCTTGATCCAGTATTGCCATTCGTCGGCATTTGGATGCCAGTGCAGCTCGCGGACACCACCGGGCTTAATCGTCTCGATTGCGGAAGCAATTGTAGTCGAAGCCTTGAAGATCGAACTGTCAGCCATGCGGATGGTGCCGGAACGGTTTTCTTTCAATGGCTTTGCAGAGCTGAGCTTGTAGGTGAAGGGAAACGGAGGCAGGCCAGCCGATGAAACCTCTTCCTGGTCGTTAGAAAGTTCCCCCGGCTCGCGACCCTGAAAAATCCAGAGATTGTTAAGCGGGATCGACTTCATCGCGTCTTCATCGATACCGAAATTCTTGGCAAGAATGCTGGGCGGTGTATGCGCCAGCCAATCTGTTACCAGCAGCGTATTGTATTCGGACTGATCACCTTCATCAAATGCCAGAACAAATTCGCAGCCATCAGGACCGAGCCCCTGCAAGGAATGCGGAAAGCCTGCTGGAAAGTACCAAAGATCGCCGGCTTCAACGTCCTGCACATAAGCGCGGCCTGCAGTGTCCAGAACAGTAATGCGGCAGCGACCATTGGTCATGATTGCCCATTCGGCCGCCCGATGCCAGTGCATCTCGCGAACACCCCCTGCATTCAGGCGCATGTTGACGCCGGATATTTCCGCGGAAATTGCAAAGTCGGATTGTGTCAACTGACGCGCCCAGCCACCATTCTGAATGCGCTTTGGCGCATTGTTGAATGAACCCCAGAAGAGCTGCATATCGCCAATATCGGTTGCCGGCGGATTCTGGAAAGATGGGAATTGTGCGTTGAGCGCCGGGTTCTTTGGGCCGGGATCGGTCAGACTTCCGGCATTGGCGTTGATTGCGCCTTCCGGCGGCAGATCAGGATTGCCGAATGTCGGCTTGCTGGAATGATCGTCGGCGCTCTTTGTCTCTATGCGATGGGTGGTCATGGCGGCTTCTCCTCTCGTTGCCAGCGGCAACAATTTCTGATGCAGGAGAAGTTTACGAGAGAAGGGAAAGGGCCACATCTATACCGAGGTCTATCTATCCCCGGCGATTGGTATGTTGTTCCCCAAGCCTATGATCGGAGTGCGTGCTCAAGATGGTCGAGCAGCTTAGTCACGTCGACCGGCTTGCCCAGAAAAGCGAAAGCGCCGCCTTCCATGGCCGCATTACGGGTACGGTCGTCTTCAAAGGATGTCATAAAGATCATCGGCGGATGAGCCGTCTGTTTGTTCAGTTCGGCCTGAAGTTCAATCCCGCTTAATCCAGGCATCTTCACATCAACCAGCATACAATCGATATCCGATTGCGCCTCATAGGCGAGATATTCTTCGGCTGAGGCGAAAAGTCGGCTTTCATAACCGCAAGATTTGACGAGATCGTCGAGAGCTTCCCGGATGCCCTGATCATCATCAACGATGGCTATGGTATGAATTTGCGCTGCGGACAAGATATTGGACCTTGAATTGCTAGAATCTGATCGCGCATCCTGAAAACGATTCCTGTTTTTAGAGATGAGCTTAAGGCCCTTTATGCGCTCTGGCAGAGCACAAATATACCATACTTAGATACAGGTCACTTTGACGTTTCGCTGAGAAACTCTGCCTTGCGAACCAGATCGGCAAGAGAACGCACATCCATCTTGCGCATGACATTGCCACGATGAAGCTTAACCGTCACTTCACTGATGCCAAGATCAAAGGCGATCTGCTTGTTCATTTTGCCGGTGACAACAGCGTCCATCACCTCCCGCTCGCGCGGGGTCAATGTTTGCACCAGTTCGACGACAGCCTGATTTTGCGCTGCCTCCTGTCTGCGCACGCTATCGCGCTGCACAGCCGAACTCACCGCATCCAGCACATCCTGTTCCTTGAAGGGCTTGGTGAGAAAATCGACGGCGCCTGCCTTCATCGCACGCACCGTCATCGGAATATCGCCAAAGCCCGTCATGAAAACCACCGGCAGGCGAATTCCCGATTTTTCAAGCTGGCTCTGGAAATCAAGGCCACTGATGCCCGGCAAACGAACGTCGAGGAGAATGCAGCCCGGTCTTTCCATTCGCGATTGATCCTGGAATTTGGCCATGAAGGCTGCCGCTGTTTCAAATGCTTCCGCATCAAACTGCATGGATAAAAACAGATCCGCCAGCGATTCCCGCATCGACGGATCATCATCGATGATGAAGACCACAGGCTTGTCGTTTAGTTGTTTTTGAGGCTTGCGTATCTCAGGCATCCTGCACTTCCCAATTGATCGGCAGGCGCATTTCAAATTCCGCGCCACCTGTTTCGTGATTGGTCCCGGTCAGAGTTCCACCGCTTGCTTCAACCGTGCTGCGGCAGATCGAAAGCCCCATGCCCATACCGGAAGCCTTGGTTGTATGAAAGGGCATGAACAGCCGCTTGAGCGTATCCTGATCTATTCCCGGTCCGCTGTCACGAATGCTGATCACCGCATGATCATTGTCGATGCGGCCAATGGTGATCACAATGGAACGCGAGCGGGTTCTGGATGCTTCCATCGCTTGAATGGCGTTGGTTACAAGATTGATAATCACCTGCTGAAGCTCAATCCGCACGCCCTCAATTACCGGCGAACGCCAAGTCTGTGCCATGCGAACCTGGGTACTGCTGCGTTGCAGCTCATGTTCCATGAGCGCAATGGTTTCGCGAACCAACATGGTAAGGTCGATGGGTTCCACCCGCCGTTTGGCCTGGCTCAGCATATTGCGCGTGTTCTGGATAATCTCGCTTGCGCGGTCACTATCGCGAATGATCCGTTCGGCAGAGCGCCGCACAGCGGTCAGGTCCGGGGGCTCGCGGTCGAGCCATCGCAGCACCGTCTGCGCATTGAGCATGATGGCGCCAAGCGGCTGGTTAAGTTCATGGGCAAGCGAGGCTGACAAGGCACCGACGGTTGCGGCCCTCGAAGCTTTGGTCAATTCAGCCTGTGCTTCCACCAGCGCCTTCTGCGCCAGTTCACGCTGCGTAATATCGACCATGCTCAGCACAACGCGGTTGAAAGCGGCAGGATCGCTGGGGAAACTGATGCTGAGCAGCGCCAGCCGCTCTTCACCACTTTGGGTGTGAAATTCGACCTTGCTCTCAAAATAGCGCTGTTCATCGAGCAGCGCCTGCAACACATGCGCAAATTGGTCATCACGTGGTACGAAGAGACTGCCGAGTTGATGCGCCTGCCCCAGATCAACCCCTAGAAGTTCATAGGCTGCTTCATTGGCAGCAACCGTATCGGTCATGCCAATACATTGCCGGACGAAATCCGGATGCGTGCGGGCATAGTCTTCAATATCAGTGACGCCTTGCGCCTTAAGCTGGATCAGATGCTGGCGAAGCCGCGAGTAATCACGCTCGCAAAGGGCAACGCGTGTGCGATCAAAAATTGAACGATAGCGTGCTTCGCTATCTTTGAGCGCTGCGTGGGAGGCGAGCAATTCCTGCTGTCCCATTTTGTTTCTCAAAATGAGAACGGCTGTAACTACAACCGCAGCAACAGCGACCGCTAGACGGATCGTTGTCTGGAAATCCGGCTCCGGGCCATGGGTTGCA contains the following coding sequences:
- a CDS encoding MFS transporter, whose protein sequence is MDDKSQSSTQAGQANAGIGKGALFAMAVASGVAVANIYYNQPMLGIMEADFPNDPVTGLIPTATQLGYAAGLFFLLPLGDIVHRRKLIIGQFIILAVALAIAAVAPSALALVIASLIVGASSTVAQQIVPFAASLAVPEKRGATIGTVMAGVLSGILFSRTLSGFVGEHAGWREMFWIGVPLALFAGLLMFFALPNHRSTSHMRYHTAIRSLARIWKTHSALRIAALTQAALFAAFTAFWTILALYLQTPEFGLGADVAGLFGIVGAVGVFAAPFAGRIADRKGPHFVVLMGAILTLISWMIFGLWSSLIALVVGVIVLDFGIQGALVSNQHIIYALDPEARSRLNTIFMTAMFLGGAAGAALSTLAWKHGGWLDVSLLGGSLAIIALVIQFVAFRVRSSIAALH
- a CDS encoding cupin domain-containing protein; protein product: MTTHRIETKSADDHSSKPTFGNPDLPPEGAINANAGSLTDPGPKNPALNAQFPSFQNPPATDIGDMQLFWGSFNNAPKRIQNGGWARQLTQSDFAISAEISGVNMRLNAGGVREMHWHRAAEWAIMTNGRCRITVLDTAGRAYVQDVEAGDLWYFPAGFPHSLQGLGPDGCEFVLAFDEGDQSEYNTLLVTDWLAHTPPSILAKNFGIDEDAMKSIPLNNLWIFQGREPGELSNDQEEVSSAGLPPFPFTYKLSSAKPLKENRSGTIRMADSSIFKASTTIASAIETIKPGGVRELHWHPNADEWQYWIKGEGRMTVFDAGPRAQTADFRAGDVGYVKRSQGHVIENTGTTDLQFVAVFRTAEYQEVSLSSWLTHTPADLVAQHLNIDVVDLRKLPSDQPGMVPR
- a CDS encoding response regulator; amino-acid sequence: MHTIAIVDDDQGIREALDDLVKSCGYESRLFASAEEYLAYEAQSDIDCMLVDVKMPGLSGIELQAELNKQTAHPPMIFMTSFEDDRTRNAAMEGGAFAFLGKPVDVTKLLDHLEHALRS
- a CDS encoding response regulator transcription factor: MPEIRKPQKQLNDKPVVFIIDDDPSMRESLADLFLSMQFDAEAFETAAAFMAKFQDQSRMERPGCILLDVRLPGISGLDFQSQLEKSGIRLPVVFMTGFGDIPMTVRAMKAGAVDFLTKPFKEQDVLDAVSSAVQRDSVRRQEAAQNQAVVELVQTLTPREREVMDAVVTGKMNKQIAFDLGISEVTVKLHRGNVMRKMDVRSLADLVRKAEFLSETSK
- a CDS encoding GHKL domain-containing protein, whose amino-acid sequence is MSKYAEGVHKRGSELAVGFVALALALGVFYVDTFTDIEGAIAVLYAIVLLLAAEVTGRTGIILSGIGCFILTITSYYATHGPEPDFQTTIRLAVAVAAVVVTAVLILRNKMGQQELLASHAALKDSEARYRSIFDRTRVALCERDYSRLRQHLIQLKAQGVTDIEDYARTHPDFVRQCIGMTDTVAANEAAYELLGVDLGQAHQLGSLFVPRDDQFAHVLQALLDEQRYFESKVEFHTQSGEERLALLSISFPSDPAAFNRVVLSMVDITQRELAQKALVEAQAELTKASRAATVGALSASLAHELNQPLGAIMLNAQTVLRWLDREPPDLTAVRRSAERIIRDSDRASEIIQNTRNMLSQAKRRVEPIDLTMLVRETIALMEHELQRSSTQVRMAQTWRSPVIEGVRIELQQVIINLVTNAIQAMEASRTRSRSIVITIGRIDNDHAVISIRDSGPGIDQDTLKRLFMPFHTTKASGMGMGLSICRSTVEASGGTLTGTNHETGGAEFEMRLPINWEVQDA